One Flavobacteriales bacterium DNA window includes the following coding sequences:
- a CDS encoding DNA polymerase III subunit delta', with amino-acid sequence MRAKDFTVVPMLFSEIIAQDAVKLSLIKTIKEGRISHAQLFLGPEGSGNLALAVAYATYIACGNKQETDACGKCPSCQKMAKLIHPDLHFVYPIAANKDKPVSASYIETWRQGFLENPYLSIADWHKMTDLDNKQTLIAVKESEEIMRKVSMTAYEAPYNFVVIWMPGKMNTDAANKLLKVLEEPPGKSLFLLVEHNHEDLLPTIISRLQNVKVPALADQAISSALQQKFDCTAEEADRVAHMCAGNFNQAMDLVRDAEDTRDMELSFISWSRLCYAQDVAGLVDWADEVAGWGRERQKLFLLYALRMIRENLLMNLGIENLIRMDEDERQFSNKFHAFIHPNNGKRLLDIFSKAYAEIERNANPRILFLDLSLEYGQTLKVKPAGAEAETVS; translated from the coding sequence TCTTTGATCAAAACAATCAAAGAAGGTCGTATCAGCCATGCCCAATTGTTTCTGGGACCGGAAGGATCCGGAAATCTGGCCCTCGCTGTAGCCTATGCAACCTACATTGCATGCGGCAACAAACAGGAAACGGATGCATGTGGCAAATGCCCTTCATGTCAGAAGATGGCCAAACTGATCCATCCCGATCTGCATTTTGTCTATCCCATCGCCGCAAATAAAGACAAACCGGTGAGTGCTTCCTACATTGAGACATGGAGGCAGGGCTTCCTTGAGAACCCCTATCTCTCCATTGCCGACTGGCATAAGATGACAGACCTTGACAACAAGCAAACATTGATTGCGGTGAAAGAAAGCGAAGAGATCATGCGAAAAGTGAGCATGACCGCTTATGAAGCACCTTACAATTTCGTTGTCATCTGGATGCCGGGAAAAATGAATACCGATGCGGCCAACAAGTTGCTGAAGGTCCTCGAAGAGCCACCCGGTAAGTCCCTTTTTCTACTTGTAGAACACAACCATGAAGACTTGCTTCCCACAATTATCTCACGTCTCCAGAATGTCAAGGTACCGGCATTGGCCGATCAGGCCATTTCCTCAGCACTGCAGCAAAAGTTTGACTGCACGGCGGAAGAGGCCGACAGGGTCGCGCACATGTGTGCAGGAAATTTCAACCAGGCCATGGACCTGGTTCGGGATGCGGAAGACACCCGGGATATGGAGCTCAGCTTTATCTCCTGGTCCAGACTTTGTTATGCACAGGATGTAGCAGGGTTGGTGGACTGGGCCGACGAAGTGGCAGGGTGGGGGAGAGAACGGCAAAAATTGTTTCTGCTCTACGCCTTACGCATGATACGGGAAAATTTGCTGATGAATCTGGGCATCGAAAACCTGATCCGGATGGATGAAGATGAAAGACAGTTCTCCAATAAATTTCATGCATTCATCCACCCCAACAATGGCAAACGACTGCTTGATATTTTCAGTAAGGCATACGCTGAAATCGAAAGAAACGCCAATCCCAGAATCCTTTTTTTAGATTTGTCACTGGAATACGGGCAAACCTTAAAGGTGAAGCCCGCCGGAGCGGAAGCCGAAACGGTGTCGTGA